GTAAGTACCTAGAAGCGATGGCACCGGCTGAACTCATTCCTCCTATGATGTTCCTGAACTTGACGCCATAAGAgggaggaagaaaaagaagacctaaggctctgataccatgtaagaagagagaaaatgcagGGAAAACAGGGGAAGAGACGAAATAGCTTAGCACTAAACCGAGAGCCCCAggacaaatatttatttatttatggagTGCCATTTGTCATACATTGATAGGAGAAGCATTAACaaacaagagagagaaagaaaaaacgAGAAATAATATCTGTAACAAAAAATTGGAAATGCTGAAAACAGAGGAAATATAATGAAAAATCAATAACCATTTATCAGTTGTTGAAGATGGCCTACTAGATTTCAAGGCCATGAACTCTTCCACTCCTtctgagaaaaagaaaaaggaagagaaaaggTCCAACAATTGTAAGGGCAGGTTCAAAGGTAAATAGGACCGTAACGACAAGGGGAAAGAAAAATCCACCACCCCAGCTTCTACGTATAGTTGCTTTCCATGCAAAGGACCGTATAAAGCACGAATCCGTCTGAAACGTGAGAAGTTGAATGCCCTGTTTAAGGAGAGGGAAGCCGAAGAAGACACCTATTGGGTCAACACTCTTCAGTTATTTAACACATTAATGTTTACCCCAAAGCCATATCATTATAATCTAATCCATATGATGATCGGGATAAACGACATTGACATGTTCGTGATATTAGACACTAGAGCCACCAACAACTTCATTTTCACAAGAGTGACGACTAAACTAGGCTTAATGGTGACTATGAGTGACAACCACATCAAGACTGTCAACACAGAAGCCTGATCGACAAAGGGTGCATCCACGACCCTATTGGAATTTGGTTCATGGAGGAACCAATGCAAGTTCTCCGTGATTCCCCTGGACGGCTTCAATGTATTGCTAGGAATGAAATTGCTAGTGGAGGCAAAAATCTCCCTTATGTCTAACCTTAATGGGGTGATGGTCAACGATGAGACCACTCTGTGCTTCGTTAAAGTAGCATAGGTCTATTTGAATGCGACTAGGTTTTGCTTTGCACCTGTCAGGCCAACCAAGCCATAGGAGAGGCTTGGAATAATGCTTGTGTATTTCTTCCACATCTAACACAAGCGCCTTAGAAAGTTTGAGTGGATGGACAACTCAGATTGAGCATTTGGAGTCCTTAGGAATTTTAAAGGAGAGATGCCGAGAGAGAGGGCACATCCCACTAATAACCTTGTGGCATGCAAGCGTAAGGAGGCTGGGAACTCCATTGAGAGACGATTGTGAAACCACTAGAAGAGTATGAACGTAataagtgttgggattggtatcctaattctcccagagtctcgttgttttgaaaagatacacattgtttaatgaataaaatattagttttggcatttactcatatccagtgaacaaagctccttggttatcttatgtgaacttaagcatgtatatgtgatatacaagtagatcatgccttaagtgataacctaaataggtctgtaatataaggattaaggtgggatacctgatcctagtgacactatggatacgtcccgctttgtagaggtttacaagtgttgtaaactattacagatggtagatcctgaccattcatgtagagatgtgcgagcgggggtgtcctatacaaagagtttgtataagacctggactaCGAGAtaattagactctgtatataacaccgctgatactggagacttacatctcacctaaacgaccataggtgacacaatctcaatcctgagtgttttgggaactcctggctttgagggcggtccttttattagtatgggtgagagtggccagtttgccaactcaacatgcctacctttttgggaacttgtttgatctgggagctgggaactcaatccacaatatggaattcacttctttcccgaagtaggaATAAgcagagagattgctcccttaagggctgattccggggcttgaacatagtggtcacagcttctctttggaagagaagactcagtcatagtaggattataaCTTATGTTCGttaaagggattagtggtacttaaggaattagatgtaactacaggggcataacggttattggcccagctgtacttacgagcgatctgtgaagggttgtcgtacttctgattggttaagatggacacataatatatctgtgataaggagagttcagctttcagtctttagtggagtgcttggcagttaacggatggtggatctcgtgactaaagagtttagttagttattcacgtacagttggagcttcgagctacaggtctataaggtccccttggtagctcaatggattcagttaaggatcagttcttggtattgatttgaaatgttcaaattgacaagaggtattttgattatatatgatataatcgtatgatgtatgagatacatctagtggaggattgatgtaaatgagatttacattaagtaacatggaatagaaaaataactatggtttatatgtttcatgagatgaaatattaaaactataggttataaatatagtatgataagttggttatcatttatatttataataatattaattattggataattaattctttttctttaataaccaattaagtgggtggttattggtgaatcatggtaatcgtgagataaaaggaaaattgttttcctaattttagtaagtattttatgaaaagtaattttgagattttctctcgaaaaaaaaaaaagaaagaaaactcacagtagttgtcaagtaaatacagatttactaagcgacaagtTGAGcgaagtaaacgatcatgtagtgttttgtaggcgacagacactgaGATAAAcgatgagttaaacgatcgcttagcttttgctagacgatcgtttagctttaccTAAACaattaggcatcgacctatgcgatagatTTCTGTCTTCTCCCATTTGCCTAATCGTGTACATATtgttcatttcttcttcttctgtctcaattccaagtccgaacagagcccaccctctggattctcacaccgagaataccaaggtaaacttcttggtggtgtcatactcaactcgacaccgtcgaggttttatggaggtcgttcgtgttgctgaggagtttgTGATCGAGGCGATCACTGAGGATgtgcgcgaagtgttcgtgcaatGTTGCGGTCgtattgttcgagcgttcgaggttgctgtgttcgaaaGTTCGTGAGCAAGAAGCGtggagatgagtctacaaatgtttatAGCTTTCGCCTTTTTCATTTGcagttttcatgctgtaatttctgtattgattGTATAACCGCATGTTTTGTGTACGACTgtatttgtaatgttcattcatgattgtaatttggaatgatcttttttccgctgctcatggaaatttcgagttcgatttccttcaatgaGAACGTTGGCTAGCTTAAATGGGGGAGGTTTGTCAGACCCCCAATACTCGAGCACATGACATAGCGGGAGAGCCATGTCCGATGGGAGAGAAAATGCCTAAAGTTGATTAGAGGTTAGCCATGACAACACGCTTGAGGTGtcaatgttggggttgatgccctaaatcttgtgatTTCGTAGTTTGTAGAggattcgtacaaaaattatttatataatgaaataagatgttattttattcgacatgTAGTTTGCATtaatccaatccaatccaataaGATATAAGATTAtttattgtaacttaaacatgtatgtggttgacatacaagtggatcatgtttaagtaataacccgaaggtctgtagtatatggaaaagattgggtaccttatcttggtgacactacagatacgacccactttgtaatagttacaatagttgtaaaagtgttacaaatgatctgatcctgatcattcttgtagagacatgtgagtggaggtattctatacaaaaattttatataagatcggactgCAAAAGGAtattctctctttataacactgttacttAGAGAGATTTATATTTCACTAGTATGATCATAGGTAGTTTGACCTttatcctgagtaagttgtgacgAGGGTAATTGTTTGATCTGAAtggatgagagtgaccagatttgTCGTCTCAATAAccataccattttgggaatttgtctaagtggggagctgggaacacagctacacaagatggaatttaaaaaaaaatattttttctctctctaattaGACcttaacattttaaatttttaattaatagatacattatttttcaaaagaatctcCAATCATATTTATTAGACACAGTTAAATTTAATGtctaataaaagaaatttagttTTAACATTTTGAATATGTAGGAAACATATTGGATgtgattttgatattttataaatctaataaatacaaaaatcaagAATTTTGGGACCTATTAGAAACTTCTTAAAGTTCAAGCATTCTATATAGACATAAATCTAAACGTTATGCACTATATTTGTatcattatataaatttgtgCCCCCATGAGATGAATTTTTGGATCCACCACTAGTTCAAGACACAAAGTTCAATCCACGTTTTTGCactttttttcccatttttttctatatataaaatctaaattttcatttttttttcaatacatACATATTTCTGATTTTTTTAGCATCTATATATGTATATCAAAATTTCCACCATATAGTTATATAAAAAATGTTTCATATtctgaaggaaaaaagaaaaaaaagacttagttgttttctttaaaaaaaattacgacAAATATGTAAGTTTATTTTTATGCATATATTCTATGAAATTAACAGTAATTTGTAGTGCATTTAaacttatatattaatattagtattgaggttaaattacaattttagttcttaaattttaaaaattgtgacTAATAATTTCCTAACTTTCCgttttaattttaatgaatCACTTGAAAATGTCCTATAAATctataaactttcaaatttaaatttaataatttttaaataaattgaaaatgtttttaaaatgtgTAATAATATTTATTAGACGCACATTtagtttttaacatttttaatattaatatttagtttttaacatttttaatatGTAAGAGACTCACTAAACAAAATTCACTAaacaaaattgatattttgaggatttattagataaaataagaatttaaagacctattataaattattgttattattttaaaatggaATCAACGCATAATCATCTGAGACCAAATCGACGAAATTATGAATAAGATTTGCAATCCGCAAGGAGAATAAGgacgttttctttttcttctttttttctcttttattaagtaattaatattttatgatattaaaatttaaaattggggTGTTTGGCTCATCAACATTAGTTGAGTtgatataatataccaactaATTGTTTGGTTGCATaaaatatgtcatatagttttttaaatgttgttggagttgagttggtatattttactaGCTCAACCCAACTCTCTCTTTTTCCAATATTTTCAATGGTTCCACCTATTAGCTACTATCACACTCCaagctccgacaaccacttCCAGTGACAACTTTGGCATCCAACTCCGTGCTCCggcaaccaccttcgatgacagGTTTGGCGACCAACtctaggctccgacaaccacttcTAGTGACAACTTTGGCGTCCAACTCCGTGCTCCagcaaccaccttcgatgacagGTTTGGCGACCAACTCTAGGTTCCGACAACCTTTGCGCAACCAATTCGGGGTTCCAGCAACCATCTTCGATAatccaactccgacgaccacccTCGCTctaccaactccgacgaccaatttCAAGCTCTAATGAccaactttgacaaccaccttcgtaAACTATGAAAACTACCTCTTATTATAAACTTCGatgaaaatcatctttgattaCCACCTTTGAGTAAACAACTTTGATGATAAGTCAGGACTTCGACAACTACCTCCAACGACAAACTCTGGCatccaactctaataccaccttcatgcgactaactttgggtttcaacaaccacctctgactacaaactTTGACGAAAACCATtttcgatgatcaactttgacGATCACTTTTGCCTGACTAACTTCAGACTCCGAAAACTACATCTGATGAAAAATTTCgacgaccaactccaataccacatTCATACGACCAACTTtagactccgacaaccacctttgattacaaactccagtgaaaatcatcttcgataatcaacttcgacaaccacttctgACTATAATAAGACaggttaaagtatgttgtagagtggttgattatataaataatagtatttggtcTACATTatgtgcaatatttatacgtaaaaatttgtaaaaatatatattattatttaattgaattcacatatcaaatgagtgtaaaaatatttagacgaaaagtatatatgtagttgaaaagtatgtaacatataacaaaaaaaaatcataaaaaagaaatttttttactaaaacATTTTGTAGCAAGAATTAGTGGAAAATGAAGATTTGTTCTCTGATGATCATCTGAATTTAGAGGagttgaaaatgaaattgttgaagaaatgggATGATATTCTATTGACTGCTAAGATGATGgagaatatttaattaaaaaaaatcatggcaGAGTAAAGggttataggtttaattttttgtGGCCACCtacctaggatttaatatcATAAGGGTTTCCTTTACACTCAAATGTTGTCATTAGTCGATGTGTGCGTAAAatggattattattattatcgaTGAATTTGGTCTAGTTGAAATAGCCCAAAATTCAAGAAAGGTAAGAGAAGCAAGATAAAATGGATTACTTAAAATTTGGTACTCTGTGAAGTTCACATGTCTCGAgtttttaaagaattttttacTTCAAACATCCTATCTcaattcattttattatatctcAATTTGGTACTCTTAATATTGAGTCTAAAttgattatttcaaatattcattttattttccaGTGCTTTGGGTACTACGGACCCTCTGTCATCCATTGCAGCGGAGCCGTTTCATGAGCGGGGGGCTAAGCGTTGAAAGCTCCCCCTTAGCTTACCAAGGCTTACGGCCTTATGCTAGTTCgccataaatttatttattttttaaaaaaatgaaatattttttgtccctaaacttttgtgaagtaacaatttagtcctaaACTTTGGTTAGTAACGATTTAGTTCTTATGCTTTTGATTTTGTAATTGCTTAGTTCCAGGaactttagtatataataatTTAGCCTTTGTACTTTTGAAttcataacaatttaatctctaacataaacaaatttatcaaaatcatgatatcaatttttattattttatgtagattttgtattttataaaaatatcgagtctctaattagtttattgatttatttatacaATAAATCTAACGACTAAATTATTGCATaataaagtttagggactaaattgttacaaaattgaaggttcatggactaaatttttacagaaaataaattgttacaaaattaaaaattcatagaCAAAATTTTTACGAACCAAAGTTTATTCTActatctattatatatatatatattaatccaACAAGaaacaataattatattaaaattctGCAAACATAAAAAAATGGAAGTTGGGCCCGGATccaagcccaagcccaactaagcaatataaaaaaattacaatcccCCGTCCCCCGTCTCCGTGGGTGTTCCGACGATCACTTTTCTCTCCGTCCCCGAcaggaaaaaaaggaaataaaacagAGATGAGAGACCGAAATCACTTCAAATTTTAATGATAAAACGagcaaaaaaaaatggagatctaaaaaaacaaattgaaaaGGAAGTAAAAACGCATGAAATACAaggaaacaaaacaaaatggaGATGTAATAATGCTAGACGGAGATGTTTGGAGAAAGTTCCGACGCGGCGGAAGAAGTGAAGGATTTGAAAATGGTGTTGAAGTAGCTCATGAAACGGCGACGGCGAGGATGAAGagtggaggaggaggaggaggaggaggaggaggtaACTCTGTGGGGATAAGCTTTGGCCTGGGAATTGAAATCGCGGTCGGAATGAGAAATTGTTCGGAAACATGAACAACATGACGCCATTTTTTAGCAGAGAAAGAGGAGAAGAAGGACGCAGGAAATTAGGCTGCTATGTGTGGGATATtaggaagagagagagaagtgAATATCCGATTAAGAGAAAGGGTATTTATAGTGGCCCacgtcaaaaaaaaaaaaaaaaaaaaaaaaaaagggcacACTTCAAGTTTCACCGACCCAAAGGAGCTCCACATCGACATATCAAAAGCAAACAAAATTACCTAAATATCCACATATTTAAAGTAAACAAaaggtcaaaaaaaaaaaaaaaaaaaaaagtcagaaTGACTCTTCCTCTATAAGCCGAATGTAGACGccataattataattatttatattctctctcaaaatttattcatatttttaaatattttaaagatttaatataactttagatttttttttattttattctataatctattacaaataattttttgccattttttaaatgaaaatttaaaatttgttgtttctCTTGTCAGCAAtacttggttttttttttttgaaaaagaattatgaTAAATATGTAAGtattctttatttatatatatatatatataatcatgtaaataattcaacaaaaattaacagtaatatttaattatatataagtGCATTCAAAATTACTTGTCTACATCATGACGTCCACACGGAAGTAAAATCGAATCAGTTGTCTAGGTTGATCCAAAACATAGTAAAATTGGTTCAGGTTGATccaaaacataacaaaatttataatggGCCCTACTCGATTGACATGTCTTATATCTATAGCTGATACATATATGTATTACAAATATGTATTATTATAGCGAATTTGTTaagtaattaatattttataacattaaaatttaaattttggggtgtttggctcatcaatatgagttattttaaaCTATGAACACCGACGGACACAGGGCGTGATtgtaaatttattaaaagtgtTACACTTTGGTTTATTTGaatgatatattatattttttatgttacaTCTTAAAATGATTgatattttaacatttaaattataatttaattattcattatattttttttttatagtttgacTACTTTTAAAGTTGAgaattcaaattttggctttttAATCCATAacctatattttaaataaagaaaatatttttaagaataaaataattaaatagcttttgaatttgtatttagtatttaaattaaattttaactaaaaattctCAAACAACAATTATGTTGCCATTTACTTTTCAAACAAATTAGAATTAGAGTTTAAATTATACTTCAAATGCTCTAAATTAGACTTGGTTTCATACCTCTCGAATGTCTAAAGATAACCTTTGATGGTCAATTTTCATACTTTTCAAACAAATTCTTATGAAAAAGACCAGATTGGATGCACCTACTACCAATTATTACTTGATGGATTTGAGGTTCACCTATTTAAAAACGAGAAAAACTAAAAGTATTTCACATATGATAATCAAGCAACACTTCATATTGCGTCTAATCCAATGTTCTATGAGAAGACCGTAAATATATTGAGGTTGATCGTCATTTTATACatgagaaaattcaacaaggTTTGGTATGTACATAATATGTGAAGACTAAAAAACAATTAGAAGATATCTTCCTAAAAGCATTGAATGAAAGATGTATAGATTATCAATGTAACAATATGAGTTTGATTAACATATATTCTCCAACTTAAGAGGGAATGTAATAATTCTAATActagatataatttattatattttccttttatggTCTTTTCTATGGTTTCTCCTTTGATTATTCTTGTACACTTGTGTATATGTGTTTCTTTAGTgaatggaataaaatatttcgATTCTCTCAAACTTAGGAGGTTTACCGGTTCCAAATGCaaataagaatttgaaataatttatttaaatcttagaatttgaaataaattatacTCAAATCTATGCGCTAAACAGAGCATTAGTGATAAatagaaattttcaaatttgattgaacgtttttttttttaaaaaaacacttttagtttttaatttagtaaattaaatgaattttcataactaataaaaatatagaCAGATCCAAACCTTAACAAAAGTGAAGAAACCaaacataaatttataaataaatttaaaaagtaaaatccaaatattgaatttactaatcatttattgaaaataaagaaaataattacatttTAGCTTTTCATAACTCGGTAATTTTCAATCACTATTTTCAAATCATGAATGAAAAAACACttctacctttttttttccccttaattttcaacattttactataatttcaaaattacaagGAATATGTGTATTTCCTCTAACTTTACTCATTTATGTTCATACGTTGTCAATTCAAGGCGcaggtttataaatatatatattttcaaatttccacCATATAGTTAATATGgaagtacaattttttttttgtttatatattcgTGTAAATAATTCTATAAAAATTAAcagtaatttttaattaatatcattTAATCTAAATATTGTATATTACTGtatttaaaattacatattaaattgtagttaaattacaattttgaaaattgtgacTAATAATTCCCTTAACCTTTAGTTTTAACTCTAATGAATCACTATAAGAATTATGGCCTTTAATGTCGTTTTagggttttaatgtcggttttgaaccaattttaatgtcagtttcaaaccgacattaaagcccgaaattATTGTCCATCTTTTACAAttattgcctttttttttttaatgtcattgtccaatccatttttaatgttggtcaaaaagtataacatgacacatcatcatcgaacgttGTGGCTACTGCAACGAAGCAtgtatgacatattattcatgtatgaattgtaaatctattacatttaatccacaaattttgttataaaattataatttaaaaggtcgtacaataattcaggcattgaaaatacaaattacaagtaatacaagcattatgattttacaaacattatgagtttactgtccctctccacttggtaagtatgaatcccttcataattcttcttgaacagacctccagcttcagcagtgtctgATTATAgacatctttgtctgaccactgttgttcaaaggatcacaaacaaaatgCATTTAGacaaataatgcataaatataaactaCCAAAGGATGTCTAAGAAGTTTCACTACCATAAATCACTCAATGGAAGTCATAAACAACTAAGCTATGATTatcataactgcaggatagtcaTAGCATTCCAACATTGAATCTAATCCAACTTTAGAGCAAAtagacttttaagataagcaTCTTATAAATAATATTACCTTGTACTTGTtataatgttgttatgaagttCTTTTTGTATTGGGTGCACCTTCTCcacttgtcaaccttcttaaaaTTGAACTTTCCATCTATCGATTTTTTTTAGTTCCAAAATAAGTTAGAAAGAAAAACCTCTGCCAAGCTACCAGATTCAACTTGAGCCATTTGAAGATCTCCTCTTGCTACCTCTACTTCCAAAGCTGTCAGCTACTTACGTAAGATCAACCTAAGCCATAGATTGTTATATAGTGTTTCACTATAAACAAGCTACTTACATAAGTGTTTTAAAAgcatacatacataaatattttaaacgtGCTTCTAAATATTCAAAGACTACTAAAATAATAACACCAAGGTTCCAAGGCAATAGTAGTTCGAAAGCTTATTCAGAGGCTTAAAAAGTATTCAAAATGAGTAATCTTACCCAAAGCAACCTTAAACCTTAACTCAagcaccttgaatcaaatctaaactacaaataaatagtacccaTGAGTCATAAACTAATCACAACATCTACATGTATTTCGTAAGGGACTAAATATAACTATAATGCCTAAAACTCACCAAGACCGACCAAGGTCCTTGCTGCAAAATGGCAGAGACATCCACAAAGTGCTCAGCTTCAAATTGAATATGTTGGCTCCACTTTGTATTATTGTTTGGACTCAAAGCATAGTAAAAGACCTAAAGAGGAAGGGGTCAGAAGAACAGATAGGAGAAATAGGTTTCTCAAAGATGCCAAAACATAAATTATCAACCTCAACATGTTCTCTGTTGTGCATGCCAAAAACAGATCCCATAAGATGTGGTAAGGGGTGATTATCGAAGTCATTGCTCACATAGCTGCAGGTCAACAACTGTAGTAAAATGAACAATTtctaaagaataaaaagaaCAACTCTCGGTAAATGCATACCTAATCTTCCGCCTCTCAAATCCAACATTTCGCTTTATAGGAATCAGTGAAGGGTGGTTGAAACTAGGAAGTGAAATTCGAGGTGCAATTTTCAAACAATGTGATGCATAACTACGGTTTTAAGAATAGAGAGAAAACTTGAATGTGCTGCATTCATTTTGAAGAATGTATACGAAGGGGAACTACTGTACCTAATTTTAAGTGCAAGTAATGGGCCAATAGGATATGCTATTGCATGAAAAGGTTGAACACTTGGTAGAACAGACATCTGAAACAAATAGTGGCCAGACACAAAATTACATTgcataaaaattgaataaaagaaattaaagtgGAAGGAGCAAAGGACAAGAAGGGGTGAATACTGTAAAGGAAAAATAAGTCATACTAACATTAATTTGCCTCTTGATAATCCTCTCTACCTCTAAAAACATTTTATCATGGTTCTCCCAACTGCAGACGCACTGTAAAAGAAGAACATATATTCTCGTTCACAAAACTTCAAGGCTTAAATATTGGTTTCAGCTTAACACAAAGAACCAAATCTAAGAAGTTCATCGGGCTAGCAAAAAACAAGGATAAATGTTACACCAATtgtcaaatttgaattttgccTCTAAAAACCGATGCAGAAACTTAAGGAACCAAGTACCATATACATTATAAAACACAGGCCTTTTCTCAACATCTCTTGACCAAAATGTTGCAAATAGGAGAATGTATAGACAACAACATAGAATCAGAAGAGTTCCAAACAAAAGCAACAAA
This DNA window, taken from Benincasa hispida cultivar B227 chromosome 6, ASM972705v1, whole genome shotgun sequence, encodes the following:
- the LOC120080403 gene encoding probable UDP-N-acetylglucosamine--peptide N-acetylglucosaminyltransferase SEC; translation: MPTMAEAHANLCSIYKDSCSALVEAFIKSYKQVLLLWPEFPEVTCNILHTLPCVCSWENHDKMFLEVERIIKRQINMSVLPSVQPFHAIAYPIGPLLALKISYVSNDFDNHPLPHLMGSVFGMHNREHVEVFYYALSPNNNTKWSQHIQFEAEHFVDVSAILQQGPWSVLVDLT